The genomic segment TGTGGTACGCCGGCTACCGGTTCGAGAAGACGTACGGCACGCTCGCCCGACAGTCACAGGACCAGGCGGGCGACCTCGCCACCTCGGTCGAGGAGAGCGTGCACGGCATCCGCGTCCTCAAGGCGTTCGGCCGCGGCAAGCACGCGCTGCAGAAGTTCGCGCGGCAGGCTGAGACGCTGCGCCAGACCGAGCTGAGCAAGGCCCGCGCGATCGGCTGGATCTGGTTCTGGCTGGTGCTGCTGCCGGATGTGGCGTTCGCGCTCTGCCTCGGCGCCGGCATCTACCTGACGGCGGTGGGGCAGCTGGAGGGCGCCGAGCTGATCGCGTTCTTCGCGATGGCGACGGTGCTGCGCTGGCCGATGGAGTCCATCGGGTTCCTCTTCTCGTTCCTGCTGGACGCTCGCACGGCCACCGACCGCATCTTCGAGGTGTTCGACGAGCAGAACACCATCGTCGACCCCGAGCACCCGGTGTCGATCGCGAAGCCGCGCGGCGAGCTGGCGTTCGAGGGCGTCCACTTCCGGTACCAGGACGCCTCCGCCCACGAGCGCGACCTGCTCGACGGCGTCGACCTGGTGCTGCGGCCCGGTGAGACGATGGCGCTCGTCGGCCTCACCGGCTCGGGCAAGACGACGCTCACGACACTGCCCACCCGGCTGTACGACGTGACCGGCGGGCGCGTGACGCTCGACGGTGTCGACGTGCGCGACCTGACCCTGACCGAGCTGCGCCGCCACATCGGCATGGCGTTCGAGGACGCCACGCTCTTCTCGCAGCCGGTGCGCGACAACGTGCTGCTCGGACGCGAAGACCTCGAGCCCGGCAGCCCCGAGGCCGAGCGCGTGCTGCGCGAGGCGCTCGACGTGGCACAGGCGTCGTTCGTCGACGACCTGCCGGACGGCGTCGACACCATCATCGGCGAGGAGGGCCTCTCGCTGTCGGGCGGCCAGCGCCAGCGGCTCGCGCTCGCCCGCGCCGTCGCGGCTCGCCCGGCCGTGCTCGTGCTCGACGATCCGCTGTCGGCGCTCGACGTCGACACCGAGGCGCTCGTCGAGGACGCGCTGCGCGAGGTGCTCCACGAGACGACGGCGCTCGTCGTCGCCCACCGCCCGTCGACGGTCATGCTCGCCGACCGGGTCGCCCTGCTGGAGGCGGGGCGCGTGACGGCGGTCGGCCGTCACTCCGAGCTGCTGCGCACCAGCGAGCACTACCGTCACGTGATCTCGAGCCTCGAGGTCGAGCAAGCCCGCATGCGGGAGAGGGAGGTGACCCTGTGACCGCCACGGTGATCGGAACGAGCGGGGAGGACCGCTCCGACTACACGCGCGCCGAGAGCAAGGCGATCCGGCGGCGCTCGCTGCGCCTGCTGGGCTCGCTCATCACGCCGGTGCGTGGCCAGCTGATCCTGGCCGCCGTCGTCCTCGTCGTCTCGACGGCGCTGCGCGTGGCCGGCCCCTGGCTCATCGGCATCGGCATCAACAACGCGCTGCCGGCTGTCATCGAGCGCAACGACTGGATGCCGACGATCGTGGTCGTCGCCGTCTACCTCGTCGCCGCGATCGGCGGCGCCGCCCTCATCGGCTGGTACGTCGTGGTCGCCGCGCGCCTGACCCAGGCGGTGATGCTGGACCTGCGCAAGCGCATCTTCCTGCACACGCAGCGGCTGAGCCTGGAGTTCCACGAGTCGTACACCTCGGGCCGGATCATCTCGCGGCAGACGAGCGACCTCGACACCATCCGCGAGCTGCTCGACGGCGGCCTGAACGAGCTGGTGTCGGGCATCCTGTACGGCGCGTTCACGCTCGTGGCGCTGTATCTCGTCGACTGGCAGTCGGGGCTGATCCTCACCGTCATGGGGATCCCGCTGTTCCTGCTGATGCGCTGGTTCTACACGCGCTCGCAGCGGGTGTACCGCGAGTCGCGCGTCATCAGCGCCGGGGTCATCGTGAAGTTCGTCGAGACGATGACCGGCATCCGCGCCGTCAAGGCCTTCCGCAAGGAGGCCCGCAACGACGAGGAGTTCGGCGCTCAGGCGATGACCTACCGCGACATCAACATCCGCTCGATCCGCCTCTTCGGCACGTTCGAGCCGGGACTCATGGCCGTGGCATCCGTGTCCCTCGCGCTCGTCGTCGCGTGGGGCGGCATCCGCGTCGCCGGCGGGGTGCTCGAGATCGGCTTCCTGCTGTCGGCCGTGCTGTACGTGCGCAACTTCTTCTCGCCGCTGCAGGAGGTGGCGTTCTTCCTGAACTCCTACCAGTCCGCCACGGCGGCGCTGGAGAAGGTGTCGGGCGTGCTCGAGGAGCAGCCCACGGTCCCCGACCCCAAGAACCCGGTCGACCTGTGGGAGGCCAAGGGTCACATCCGGTTCGACGACGTGGTGTTCGGCTACGCCCGCGACCGGGTGATCCTCCCGGACTTCTCGCTCGACATCCCGGCCGGGCAGACGATCGCGCTCGTGGGCACCACCGGGGCCGGCAAGTCGACGCTCGCCAAGCTGGTGTCGCGGTTCTACGACCCGACCGAGGGCGCTGTGACGCTCGACGGCGTGGACCTGCGCAACATGCATCCCAAGGACCTGCGCCGCGCGATCGTCATGGTCACACAGGAGGCCTACCTCTTCAGCGGCACGGTGGCCGACAACATCGCGCTCGGCAAGCCCGACGCGACGCTCGACGAGATCCGCGCGGCGGCCCGGGCGGTGGGGGCGGATGCCTTCATCGAGCGCCTCCCCGACGGCTACGACACCGACGTGAACAAGCGGGGCGGTCGCGTCTCGGCGGGGCAGCGCCAGCTGATCTCGTTCGCGCGGGCCTTCCTCGCCGACCCGGCGGTGCTCATCCTCGACGAGGCGACGGCCTCGCTCGACATCCCGTCGGAGCGTCAGATCCAGGACGCGCTGCAGACGCTGCTCGCGGACCGCACCGCGATCATCATCGCGCACCGCCTGTCGACGGTCGCGATCGCCGACCGCGTGCTGGTGATGGAGCACGGCCGCATCATCGAGGACGACACCCCCGAGGCGCTCATCGGCGGCGACGGCAAGTTCGCGCAGCTGCACGCGGCGTGGCGCGAGTCGCTGGTCTGAGCCCGGTTGCGGATGCCCCCGCCCTGCGCGCGCACGCGGGGCGGGGCATCCGTCGTCCCGGGCGTCGGTCGCTCAGGCGCGCGCGGTCGACACGGCGTGGGCGAGGGGATGGCGCGGCTCGAGGCCTGCGAGCGCGACGGCGCCGTCGATGCCGTGGCCGAGCGGGTCGACCACGGTGACGTCGAGCTCGCTGGCGGCGACGTGCGATTCGAAAGCATCGCGCAGCAGGGGCGAGCGGAAGACGCCGCCGATCGCGCAGACGGCGAACCGCTCGTCCGGCGCCCCGGTGCGCACCCGGCGCAGCGCGGTCTCGACGCTGTGGGCGAGCTCGGCGCCGGCGCGGGCCGTGACGCGCTGCGACACCAGGTCGCCCTCGCCGGCTAGGCGGGCGACGTGCGCGGCGAACGACGCGAGGACCTGCACGTGGTCGGGGTCGGACTGGATGTGGATGTACGCCTCGCTGAGGTCGGGCCAGCGCTCCTCGGCCACCGCCCGCAGCGCGGTCGCCGGGCCGCGTCCGTCGAACTCGCGCATGACGGCGTCCAGCGCCTCGCGTCCGATCCAGTGACCGCTGCCGGCGTCGCCGAGGAGGTAGCCCCAGCCGTCGACCCGGGCGACGCGCTCCGCGCCGACGGCGAGCGTCACCACGCCGGTGCCGGCCGCGACGACGGCGCCGCGGCGGTCGCCGAGCGCGCCCAGGAACGACGTCGTGGAGTCGTGCGCCAGGACGACCTCGCGCACGGCCGGCTCGGCGATCCGGGCGAGGAGGGCCGCGGCATCCGCTTCTCTCGTGGTGAGTCCGGAGACGCCGGCGGTCACCACCGACACCCCGACGCTGGTGCGCGCGATGGCGGCGGTCGCCACCGATGCGAGCTGCGGAAGGAGCGGCTCGTCGGTGCGGATGCCGGGGAACACGAGGTCCTGCCCGTGCACGCGCACCTTGATGCCGGTCTGCCCGGCGTCGATCGCCAGAACGCCGGTGGTCATGTCGTCGGTCCTCGCGCGCGTCTCGGCCACAGCCTCTGTCTTACTCCAGGTCGCCCGGTGTCCGACATCCTCCCGGCGACGCGTCCGCGGCGTCGGCCGCGTTCGGGTGGCGCGAAGCGCGGCCACCCGGCGGGGGTTGCGGCGCGTCGTGACAGGCGAAGGGGCGACCTGGCGTTCGGATGTCACAAAGCGCGGCCACCCGGCGCGCGTTTCGGCGTGTCGTGCCAGGCGAAAGGGGCGACCTGGCGTTCGGGTGTCGCGAATGGCGACCACCCGCGGCGCGGGTTGCGGCGTGTCGTGCCAGGCGAAGGGAGCCACCTGGCGTTCGGGTGTCACGAATGGCGGCCACTCGGCGCGGGTTGCGGCGTGTCGTGCCAGACGAAGGGAGCCACCTCCCGTTCGGGTGTCACGAATGATTTCGGCGCTCGGCCCAGTCAGGCGGGATCCCAGCCGCGCCTGAGGAGTGCCGCGCGCACGAGGCCCACCGCGCGGGGCCGGTGGCCGCGGATGTGCGCCGCCGTGAGCCGGACGACCTCCCATCCCTCGGCGGCGTACGCGGCGTACTTGTCGATGTCGCGGTTCCACTGCGTGCGGTCGACACGGTGGTGGTCGCCCTCGATCTCGACCACCACCCGTGCTGAGCGATACACGACCTCGGAGATCCCGAGGAGACGTCCGCGCCGGTCGCGGATCTCGACGTCCAGCTCAGGCTCGGGCAGGCCCGCCGTCACGGCGTCGAGCCGGAAGTCCGTCTCCAACGGGGACGCGCTGCCCACCCGGACGTGGTGCAGGGCGTCCCGGAGCCGGGCGATACCCACGCGTCGTCCGGCGAGCACCGCGCGCTCGAGCTGTTCCACGGTGGCGAGGCGTCGGTGCGGCTCGAGCCTGCCCTTCCGGTCGCGCGGAACACGCACCATCGAGTCGCCGAGCGCCACGAGTTCCCGGACCGACAGCTCGGCGCCGAGCATGGCCCACGTGGAGGCGGGTGTCGTCACGCGCATGCCGTCGAAGGCGCCGACGCGCGCGAGCCCGGGCCTGACGTGGATGCCTCGCACGCCCCGATGGCGAGGCGCGCGCCCAGGTGCGAAGACGGCCACGACGAGCTCGGGCCCCGGGTCGACGGCGGCTCCCTGCAGCACCGCGGCTGTCCGGCCGGCGAAGAACGTTCCGGACCCCATCACCGCCGCGAACGCCGTCGCACGGCGGACCTCCTCCTGCCGCGACTCCTCCCAGGGCGAAAGCGGCGTTGCGCTCGCGTCGTGGGGCGCGTCGGACTCGGCCCGCACGCGAACGCCGTGGAACGGCGAAGCGAGGTCTTTCGCGCGCAGCCGGCTCGACGAGACCCCCGCCGAACGCGCCTCGCTCACCGAGAACGCTCCGCCGAGCGAGCTCGGAAGGGGGTGCGGATGCCTCGCCATGCGTCCACGATGCACGCCGGGCCACCCGTCCGACGCTGCGACCGGGCGTTCTGGGGAGTGATCCCGCGCAGCGGCCCGTGGGGAGGAACCGCCCGGCCGCGGCATCCGCTCTTCATCTGGCGCGAAGCGCTGCTACCCGGCGGGCGATGCGGCGTGTCGTGACAGGCGAAGGAAGTGAGTGAGGGCGCGCGGGCGCGTGGACCACCAGGGCGACGGATGCCTCACACGAGCGTCGCGAGGAACCCGGCCTGCTTCGGGAACTGGTACGCCTGACCGCCCTCGTGCCCGTTGTGCGTGTACACCTCGATCCGCTTCGTCGCGGCGGCGTGCCGGTTGAACGCCGCGTAGACCGTCGACGGCGGGCAGACGGTGTCCATGAGCGCGACGGAGTAGAGGGCTGCGGCATCCGCTCGCCGCGCCATGTTGACGCCGTCGAAGTACGAGAGGGTGTCGAACACGCGCTCGTCGGCGCCGCGGTGGACCGACAGGTAGCGGACGACCTCCTGGTACGGGTCGTCGTCGGTCAGACCGACGGCGCGCTCGAAGTGGCACAGGAACGGCACGTCGGGCATGACGGCGACCAGGCCGTCCGAGAGCGCGGCGGCAGCGAGCGCGATACCTCCGCCCTGACTCGCGCCGCACACCGCGACGCGGTCGGCGTCCACCTGCGGGAGCGCGCGCACCGCGTCGACGGCGCGCACCGCGTCGGTGTAGAGCCGGCGGTAGTAGTACGTCGCGGGGTCCTCGATGCCGCGCGTCATGAACCCGGACGACGAAGGACCGGTGCCGTGGGGGTCGAGCGTGTCGCCTCCCGATCCCCACCCCGAGCCCTGGCCCCGGGTGTCCATGAAGAGGTGCGCGTAGCCGGCGACCGCCCAGTTGATCCGTTCGCCCGCGAGCCCGCGGCCCCCGCCGTACCCCTGGAACTCGACGACCGCCGGGAGCGGGGCGTGGGCGCCGGCGGGGAGGGTGAGCCAGGCACGGACCGGGTCGCCGCCGAAGCCGGGGAACGTGACGTCGTAGACGTCGACGAGCGTGAACGGCGTGTCGGCCGGGACCAGCCGGGGCGCGGCATCCGTCCTCCGCGAGTCGGCGATGGTGGCAGCCCAGAACGCGTCGAAGTCGGCGGGTTCGCGGACATCCGGGGCGTAGGTCTCGAGCTCGGCGGGCGACAGGTCGAATCTCGGCACGCGCATACCCTACGCGATGCCGCCCGCGGGCTGGGCCGACGCCGAGGGCGACGAGACCTCGATGGGGGAGGGGTATTCGAGGCCCCGCCGCCGGTCTCAGGAGCGCTTCCGGCGCTTCACGCGCCCGTCCGCCGCGTGCGCTGCATCAGGCCGGGTCAGAGGCGGATCTCCGCGATGACCTCACCGTACTCGGTCTCTCCGACCGGTGTGAAGCCCACGCGCTCGAAGAAGGCCTGCGGGCCGCCCTCGCCGGCCTCGTAGATCACGTTGACGTGATCCATGCCGCGGTTGCGCGCCTCCTCCAGGAGGCCTGCGACGGCGAACCGCCCGACGCCGCGACCCTGGTCGTCGGCGTCGACGTTGATGCGCCACAGCACAGAGCGGAAGTGCTCCTGCGGGTCGTCGGGATCGAAGTTGCCGCTCACGAAGGCGACGACCTCATCGCCGTCGAGCACCACGCGCTGCCAGGTGGTCTGCGGGTTCACGACCGTCGCGGCGATGCCGTAGCTCACGGGGGAGAGGAACTCCTCCTGCCCGGGCTTCAGCGACATATTGTTGACCGCCACGATGGTGGCGGCGGACAGTTCGACGAGTCGCAGGTCACCCATAACGCACAGGCTAGCGGGGATGACCGCATCCGGCATCGTCCGGATCACGGGTTAACACGAAGTTCACGCGCCCAGATATCTTGACGTCGAGATATCTCCGGACCTCTTGCGATAGGCTGACAGCCGACCCGCAAGAAGGACGTGACAGGTGACCGACTCCACCATCATCTACACCTACACCGACGAGGCCCCGGCGCTCGCGACCGCATCGTTCCTGCCGATCGTGCAGGCCGTGACCCGCCAGGCGGGCGTGGACGTCGAGACGCGCGACATCTCGCTGGCAGGCCGCATCCTCGCGGCCTTCCCCCAGAACCTCACCCCCGAGCAGCAGGTGGGCGATGCCCTCGCAGAGCTCGGCGGTCTCGCCACGCTGCCCGAGGCGAACATCATCAAGCTCCCGAACATCTCGGCGTCGATCCCGCAGCTGAAGGCCGCCATCGCCGAGCTGCAGTCGCAGGGCTACGACATCCCGGACTATCCGGACGAGGCCGAGACGCTGGAGGAGAAGGACGTTCGCGCCCGGTACGACCGCATCAAGGGCTCGGCCGTCAACCCGGTGCTGCGCGAGGGCAACAGCGACCGCCGCGCACCGCTCTCGGTGAAGAGCTACGCCCGCAAGCACCCGCACCGCAACAAGGCGTTCGCCGACGGCTCCCGGACGCGCGTGGCGACGCTCGGGCACGACGACTTCAAGTCGAACGAGAAGACCGCGCTGATCGCATCCGACGACGTGCTCGCGATCCGCTTCGTCGGCGCCGACGGCACGTCGACCGACCTGAAGACCGGCGTCAAGGTGCTCCCCGGTGAGATCGTCGACGCGACGTTCCTGTCGGCCGCCGCCCTCGACGAGTTCCTCGCCGAGACGCTCGAGACCGCCAAGGCCGACGACGTGCTCTACTCCGTGCACCTCAAGGCGACCATGATGAAGGTCAGCGACCCGATCATCTTCGGCCACGTCGTCAAGGCGTACTACGCCGACGTCTTCGACCGCTTCGGCGACAGGATCGCCGAGGCGGGCCTGACCCCCAACGACGGTCTCGGTGCGATCCTCGCCGGGCTCTCGGCGCTCGACGGGGGCGACGAGATCGCCGCCGCGTTCGCCGCTGCCACCGACACGCCGCGTCTGTCGTACGTCAACTCCGACAAGGGCATCACGAATCTGCACGTGCCGTCGGATGTCATCGTCGACGCGTCCATGCCCGCGCTCATCCGCAACGGCGGAAAGCTCTGGGGCGCCGACGGCGGCGAGGCCGACACGCTCGCCGTCATCCCCGACTCCTCGTACGCGAGCGTCTACCAGACCGTGATCGGCGACGTCATCGCCCACGGGCCGCTCGACCCCGCGACGATCGGCACCGTGCCCAACGTCGGGCTCATGGCCCAGGCGGCCGAGGAGTACGGCAGCCACGACAAGACGTTCGAGATCGCCGCGGCCGGAACCGTGCAGGTGGTGAACCAGGCGGGCGACGTGCTGATCGAGCACGCCGTGCACCCGGGCGACATCTGGCGTGCGACGCAGACCAAGGACGTCGCGATCCGCGACTGGGTGAAGCTCGCCGTCACCCGGGCCCGCGCCACCGGCGCGCCGGCGGTCTTCTGGCTCGACGAGCACCGCTCCCACGACGCCGCGCTCATCGCCAAGGTGCGCGAGTACCTCCGCGAGCACGACACCGAGGGCCTCACGATCGAGATCCTCGCCCCGGCCGAGGCCACCCAGTACTCGCTGGACCGCCT from the Microbacterium atlanticum genome contains:
- a CDS encoding N-acetylglucosamine kinase, which gives rise to MTTGVLAIDAGQTGIKVRVHGQDLVFPGIRTDEPLLPQLASVATAAIARTSVGVSVVTAGVSGLTTREADAAALLARIAEPAVREVVLAHDSTTSFLGALGDRRGAVVAAGTGVVTLAVGAERVARVDGWGYLLGDAGSGHWIGREALDAVMREFDGRGPATALRAVAEERWPDLSEAYIHIQSDPDHVQVLASFAAHVARLAGEGDLVSQRVTARAGAELAHSVETALRRVRTGAPDERFAVCAIGGVFRSPLLRDAFESHVAASELDVTVVDPLGHGIDGAVALAGLEPRHPLAHAVSTARA
- a CDS encoding GNAT family N-acetyltransferase — protein: MGDLRLVELSAATIVAVNNMSLKPGQEEFLSPVSYGIAATVVNPQTTWQRVVLDGDEVVAFVSGNFDPDDPQEHFRSVLWRINVDADDQGRGVGRFAVAGLLEEARNRGMDHVNVIYEAGEGGPQAFFERVGFTPVGETEYGEVIAEIRL
- a CDS encoding ABC transporter ATP-binding protein; protein product: MTSTATPERSKRPQRTEPSTFQTLGRLKPFVQPVLPRLVLGGVSALVASLLALGIPLVLEQVVQGPIASGDYAAIAWGALAILALGLAEAAMVWLRRWFVLGPATLVEYDLRRTFYSRLQRLPVAFHDRWQSGQLLSRMMQDMSMLRRWLAFGLVLLIVNALTIAVGTALLFRWHWLLGTIFLLASAPLWYAGYRFEKTYGTLARQSQDQAGDLATSVEESVHGIRVLKAFGRGKHALQKFARQAETLRQTELSKARAIGWIWFWLVLLPDVAFALCLGAGIYLTAVGQLEGAELIAFFAMATVLRWPMESIGFLFSFLLDARTATDRIFEVFDEQNTIVDPEHPVSIAKPRGELAFEGVHFRYQDASAHERDLLDGVDLVLRPGETMALVGLTGSGKTTLTTLPTRLYDVTGGRVTLDGVDVRDLTLTELRRHIGMAFEDATLFSQPVRDNVLLGREDLEPGSPEAERVLREALDVAQASFVDDLPDGVDTIIGEEGLSLSGGQRQRLALARAVAARPAVLVLDDPLSALDVDTEALVEDALREVLHETTALVVAHRPSTVMLADRVALLEAGRVTAVGRHSELLRTSEHYRHVISSLEVEQARMREREVTL
- a CDS encoding ABC transporter ATP-binding protein, which codes for MTATVIGTSGEDRSDYTRAESKAIRRRSLRLLGSLITPVRGQLILAAVVLVVSTALRVAGPWLIGIGINNALPAVIERNDWMPTIVVVAVYLVAAIGGAALIGWYVVVAARLTQAVMLDLRKRIFLHTQRLSLEFHESYTSGRIISRQTSDLDTIRELLDGGLNELVSGILYGAFTLVALYLVDWQSGLILTVMGIPLFLLMRWFYTRSQRVYRESRVISAGVIVKFVETMTGIRAVKAFRKEARNDEEFGAQAMTYRDINIRSIRLFGTFEPGLMAVASVSLALVVAWGGIRVAGGVLEIGFLLSAVLYVRNFFSPLQEVAFFLNSYQSATAALEKVSGVLEEQPTVPDPKNPVDLWEAKGHIRFDDVVFGYARDRVILPDFSLDIPAGQTIALVGTTGAGKSTLAKLVSRFYDPTEGAVTLDGVDLRNMHPKDLRRAIVMVTQEAYLFSGTVADNIALGKPDATLDEIRAAARAVGADAFIERLPDGYDTDVNKRGGRVSAGQRQLISFARAFLADPAVLILDEATASLDIPSERQIQDALQTLLADRTAIIIAHRLSTVAIADRVLVMEHGRIIEDDTPEALIGGDGKFAQLHAAWRESLV
- a CDS encoding acetylxylan esterase, with product MPRFDLSPAELETYAPDVREPADFDAFWAATIADSRRTDAAPRLVPADTPFTLVDVYDVTFPGFGGDPVRAWLTLPAGAHAPLPAVVEFQGYGGGRGLAGERINWAVAGYAHLFMDTRGQGSGWGSGGDTLDPHGTGPSSSGFMTRGIEDPATYYYRRLYTDAVRAVDAVRALPQVDADRVAVCGASQGGGIALAAAALSDGLVAVMPDVPFLCHFERAVGLTDDDPYQEVVRYLSVHRGADERVFDTLSYFDGVNMARRADAAALYSVALMDTVCPPSTVYAAFNRHAAATKRIEVYTHNGHEGGQAYQFPKQAGFLATLV
- a CDS encoding NADP-dependent isocitrate dehydrogenase, which gives rise to MTDSTIIYTYTDEAPALATASFLPIVQAVTRQAGVDVETRDISLAGRILAAFPQNLTPEQQVGDALAELGGLATLPEANIIKLPNISASIPQLKAAIAELQSQGYDIPDYPDEAETLEEKDVRARYDRIKGSAVNPVLREGNSDRRAPLSVKSYARKHPHRNKAFADGSRTRVATLGHDDFKSNEKTALIASDDVLAIRFVGADGTSTDLKTGVKVLPGEIVDATFLSAAALDEFLAETLETAKADDVLYSVHLKATMMKVSDPIIFGHVVKAYYADVFDRFGDRIAEAGLTPNDGLGAILAGLSALDGGDEIAAAFAAATDTPRLSYVNSDKGITNLHVPSDVIVDASMPALIRNGGKLWGADGGEADTLAVIPDSSYASVYQTVIGDVIAHGPLDPATIGTVPNVGLMAQAAEEYGSHDKTFEIAAAGTVQVVNQAGDVLIEHAVHPGDIWRATQTKDVAIRDWVKLAVTRARATGAPAVFWLDEHRSHDAALIAKVREYLREHDTEGLTIEILAPAEATQYSLDRLRRGEDTISVTGNVLRDYLTDLFPILEVGTSAKMLSIVPLLAGGGLFETGAGGSAPKHVQQLLAENYLRWDSLGEFFALAASLEHLADFTGNVKAQVLADTLDAATGTFLENDKSPGRALGTIDNRGSHFYLALYWAQELAKQQADPELAAAFAPVAEALAGDEQTIVEELIAVQGSPAEIGGYYRPDAELVAAVMRPSATFNAVIDGLLDDRG